A genome region from Yoonia vestfoldensis includes the following:
- a CDS encoding rod-binding protein: protein MNSISSSAFNLATDAAFQSEQSKAATSDARLGTPAELAAVAEQFETIFVKAILSSARSAELSDPLLNSEGQKTFTQMLDAEYAGALAQRESLGIADAIVRQFQHRVRNGDAA, encoded by the coding sequence ATGAATTCCATCAGTTCATCCGCGTTCAACCTGGCGACGGATGCCGCCTTTCAAAGCGAACAATCCAAGGCGGCGACATCTGACGCAAGGCTGGGAACGCCGGCAGAGCTTGCCGCTGTTGCCGAACAATTCGAGACGATTTTCGTCAAGGCCATCCTGTCCTCTGCGCGGTCGGCGGAATTGTCGGACCCTTTGCTAAATAGTGAGGGCCAAAAGACGTTTACTCAGATGTTGGACGCTGAATATGCCGGGGCACTGGCACAGCGGGAATCGCTCGGCATCGCCGATGCCATCGTGCGGCAGTTTCAACACAGAGTCCGGAATGGAGATGCAGCATAA
- a CDS encoding flagellar basal body P-ring protein FlgI, translating into MRLFIIGLLAVTLSLLSGVAQADRVKDIAALAGVRSNQLVGYGLVVGLSGTGDGDLGITLQSLQSMVSRFGMVTELEGLNGSNAAAVIVTADLPAFIKPGQTLDVTVSTLGPAESLRGGTLLLTPLLGVDGETYALAQGNLVVGGLGVTGQDGSSLTVNVPTVGRVPQGATVERLVENEFITNEYMVLNLHRPDFSTASNVAEAINVVFGGGTAVPIDASSIRVQAPSDPEQKVSFASLIEQVEVQPGDPPAQVIVNSRTGTVVIGGNVNVTPAVITHGSLTVRIREDPQAVPQSETIITDGAVINTPVAPLETQDSEITVDEQEARAFLFDPGVSLSDVVDSINAIGATPSDLVAILEALRVSGALRAQLIII; encoded by the coding sequence ATGCGATTATTTATCATCGGTCTTTTGGCGGTAACACTCTCGCTGTTGTCCGGCGTCGCACAGGCGGACCGGGTCAAGGATATCGCAGCATTGGCGGGCGTGCGGTCCAACCAATTGGTCGGCTATGGTCTGGTGGTCGGCCTGTCCGGCACCGGGGATGGCGATCTTGGGATCACCTTGCAATCCTTGCAATCCATGGTCTCGCGCTTTGGCATGGTGACAGAGCTGGAAGGTCTGAATGGATCAAATGCAGCCGCCGTGATCGTCACCGCCGACCTGCCCGCGTTTATCAAGCCCGGACAGACGCTCGATGTGACTGTGTCAACCTTGGGACCGGCAGAATCGCTGCGTGGCGGCACGCTTTTGCTGACGCCGCTTTTGGGGGTTGATGGCGAAACCTATGCGCTGGCCCAGGGAAATCTGGTCGTGGGTGGTTTGGGTGTCACCGGACAGGATGGATCTTCGCTGACGGTGAATGTGCCCACTGTCGGGCGGGTGCCGCAGGGTGCCACCGTCGAACGATTGGTCGAGAATGAATTCATCACCAATGAATATATGGTGCTGAACCTGCACCGCCCCGATTTCTCGACCGCCAGCAATGTTGCCGAGGCGATCAATGTCGTCTTTGGCGGTGGCACGGCGGTGCCGATTGATGCCTCGTCCATCCGCGTGCAGGCACCGTCCGATCCCGAACAGAAAGTGTCCTTTGCCAGCCTGATTGAACAGGTCGAGGTGCAACCCGGCGACCCGCCCGCGCAGGTCATCGTCAATTCGCGCACTGGCACGGTCGTGATTGGCGGCAATGTGAATGTCACACCCGCCGTGATCACCCATGGCAGCCTGACCGTGCGGATCCGTGAAGACCCGCAAGCCGTGCCGCAAAGCGAGACGATCATCACGGATGGCGCTGTGATCAACACACCGGTTGCGCCGCTTGAAACCCAAGACAGCGAAATCACCGTGGATGAACAAGAGGCGCGGGCGTTTCTTTTCGATCCGGGCGTCAGCCTGAGCGATGTGGTCGATTCGATCAATGCGATCGGTGCCACGCCATCCGATCTTGTCGCGATCCTCGAGGCGCTTCGCGTGTCAGGCGCATTGCGCGCGCAGCTTATCATCATCTGA
- a CDS encoding flagellar basal body L-ring protein FlgH — MIRLLTVFMLPILAGCSTYVENEASAQFQPVMPQSAYLDRPSNGSIYHPGVSGLFAVEQRASKVGDVLTVALNESFQATKSQTATADKSDSTTAQLPSFLGADDPAFGVNQSFAGSGAAAQSNTFTGLVTVSVVRVLPNGNLQILGQKKLTLNSGDEYVRVSGIVRRSDISPANIVSSNRLANAEITYTGAGDIADTARRGLLSRAVSSLNLL; from the coding sequence ATGATCCGCCTATTGACTGTTTTCATGCTTCCGATACTTGCCGGCTGTTCGACCTATGTCGAAAACGAGGCCAGCGCCCAATTTCAGCCTGTCATGCCGCAGAGCGCCTATCTGGACCGTCCGTCCAATGGCAGTATTTATCACCCCGGCGTGTCCGGATTGTTTGCCGTGGAACAGCGCGCCTCAAAGGTCGGTGACGTGCTGACGGTCGCCTTGAACGAATCCTTTCAGGCGACCAAATCGCAAACCGCGACTGCCGATAAATCGGACAGCACAACCGCGCAGCTGCCCAGTTTTCTGGGTGCTGATGATCCGGCATTCGGTGTGAACCAATCCTTTGCGGGCTCTGGTGCTGCGGCGCAATCGAATACATTCACCGGACTTGTCACGGTCAGCGTTGTGCGGGTCTTGCCGAATGGCAATCTGCAGATTCTGGGGCAGAAAAAGCTGACGCTGAACAGCGGGGATGAATATGTCCGCGTCAGCGGGATCGTCCGGCGCAGCGATATCAGCCCGGCCAATATCGTCAGTTCCAACCGGCTTGCCAATGCAGAGATCACCTATACCGGGGCGGGTGATATCGCGGATACGGCCAGACGTGGATTATTGTCGCGCGCCGTGTCCAGTTTGAACCTGCTCTAG
- the flgG gene encoding flagellar basal-body rod protein FlgG — MTNAMHVAKTGLNAQQTRMQVIANNLANLNTVGFKSDRVNFESLLYQVKRSGGDQTSEGTALTSALALGTGVRAVNTQKLYTQGGMVNTDNSFDLAIEGQGFFQVLMPDGRVGYTRNGSFSRSADGTMTTASGYVVQPEIRIPEDAIEVNISQDGLVFVRQAGQDQTQEVGQLTLASFANPRGLQPIGESFLTETQASGAPTVAAPQAQGLGKLMQGALEGSNVNVVQQLVEMIETQRAYEVSSKAISSSDEMMRYISNNL, encoded by the coding sequence ATGACCAACGCAATGCATGTCGCAAAGACCGGGTTAAACGCGCAGCAAACGCGCATGCAGGTCATTGCCAATAACCTCGCGAACTTGAACACGGTCGGTTTCAAAAGCGACCGCGTGAATTTCGAAAGCTTGCTTTATCAGGTCAAGCGGTCTGGCGGGGATCAGACATCCGAAGGAACCGCGCTGACCTCTGCCCTGGCGCTGGGCACGGGTGTGCGGGCGGTGAATACCCAAAAGCTATATACCCAGGGCGGAATGGTGAACACGGATAATTCCTTCGATCTGGCGATTGAAGGGCAAGGGTTCTTCCAGGTTCTGATGCCGGATGGACGTGTCGGTTACACCCGCAACGGGTCTTTCTCGCGCAGTGCTGACGGGACCATGACCACGGCCAGCGGCTATGTGGTCCAGCCAGAGATCCGGATTCCCGAAGATGCAATCGAGGTGAATATCTCGCAAGACGGGCTCGTCTTCGTGCGCCAGGCGGGTCAGGACCAGACCCAAGAGGTCGGGCAGCTGACGCTGGCATCCTTTGCCAATCCGCGTGGCTTGCAGCCCATCGGCGAAAGCTTTCTGACCGAAACGCAGGCCAGCGGCGCGCCAACGGTTGCCGCACCCCAAGCGCAGGGGTTGGGCAAATTGATGCAGGGCGCTTTGGAAGGGTCCAACGTCAATGTCGTTCAGCAGCTTGTTGAAATGATCGAGACGCAACGGGCCTATGAGGTCAGTTCCAAGGCGATCAGCTCTTCGGATGAAATGATGCGCTACATTTCGAACAACCTGTAA
- a CDS encoding flagellar hook-basal body complex protein, with protein sequence MDRNIHIALNNLRNISSELRVNAQNMANANVPGFRADLSVTREASFLTPFDQFRSRVYSQEASQALFSTDEGGLQSTEAEMDIAIQGQGYFYIAPTSGGDPALSRRGDLSFDLDRFVVDGAGNRLLDIGLNPIQLPATRRIVVEETGQIQMELLDAPEGTFVAGPIIATSQAEGVVLAKSPDGHIRPANEAALPAPDQRARLTQGFLENSNVDTIGSLIQNIESQRQFEMSVKFIALAQEIDEGGTRIMRLPG encoded by the coding sequence ATGGATCGCAACATTCATATTGCGCTGAATAACCTGCGCAACATCTCGTCCGAATTACGCGTCAATGCCCAGAATATGGCAAATGCGAATGTGCCGGGTTTCCGCGCTGATTTGAGCGTCACGCGCGAGGCGAGTTTTCTGACCCCCTTCGACCAATTCCGGTCGCGTGTTTACAGCCAGGAAGCGTCGCAAGCGCTGTTCTCGACCGATGAGGGTGGATTGCAAAGCACCGAGGCAGAGATGGATATCGCCATCCAGGGCCAGGGCTATTTCTACATCGCCCCGACCAGCGGTGGTGACCCGGCCTTGTCCCGGCGCGGCGACCTGTCGTTCGATCTGGATCGCTTTGTTGTCGATGGCGCGGGCAATCGGTTGCTGGATATCGGCTTGAACCCAATCCAGCTTCCTGCGACGCGGCGGATCGTGGTCGAAGAGACCGGCCAGATCCAGATGGAACTTCTCGATGCGCCCGAGGGCACCTTTGTGGCGGGTCCGATCATCGCGACCTCACAGGCAGAGGGTGTCGTTCTTGCAAAATCGCCCGATGGCCATATCCGCCCGGCCAACGAAGCCGCCCTGCCCGCCCCCGACCAAAGAGCGCGCCTGACCCAAGGCTTCTTGGAAAACAGCAATGTCGATACAATCGGATCCTTGATCCAGAATATCGAAAGCCAGCGGCAATTTGAAATGAGCGTGAAGTTCATCGCGCTTGCGCAGGAAATCGACGAAGGCGGCACAAGGATCATGCGTCTGCCCGGCTAA
- a CDS encoding flagellar hook-basal body complex protein, producing MSFYTALTGLNGAQSDISATSNNIANVGTTGFKRSRAEFGDIFATSPLQNSSSSIGSGAILKGVKQQFTQGNIASSLNALDMAISGQGFFALKPSLTSTQVVYTRNGSFNVDNNRNVVDSSGQFLLAYPVNEDGSVTAKDINSASPLRLPVTSGDPQATSKVDLAVNVPASADVVTEKEKFADGYAFDPEDPESFTNSTSFTIFDDLGNPTIATVYFIKTQRATAEDPTNKFETRLVINDEVVPPDLVPAVTRSNEQIFIDRFGNQTTTVPDASYTLEQKSSPLYKLDEQNNRVPSQPAALTGQASSFNFGDEGTGEIEIVTDPMQFGATYEANPDANQGVYWGRDFLLVNIDDGTRPVSIDVRAGRYNAEQLAAEVERAINAAHDDSRKLEIQKGVDDKISIQLFQPTTSGEAPVRSTPLEVDLLQPSFVSIQAGMDLSESTSPNFDLDVFLAHAQTRLNAALNSEPAFVPGAADKQFAQLTGSAKISVPPADPEVFDFDYTTRDLGITTVSSSSAKWGIGYSNGEFTVSDLGGTAAVGDTITITFSDTALADLTVAIPSAADAASVLDEIETELGDPGYFGTALLTEDDTSTPTRDFAIQKERHLAYTNVGNRPGVAVFDQKLGVATADSSITLDAQNNRLLITLGTGLGASLSVDDTILLMGANDDAQALNGRSFRITAIDGDQIEIATGALGLPENDIDIAGADYFVLSGRSSDVEAYFEGAALEVEGSATSFNNQRLVVRETDAARHAYTDAQLDADFDVNIFGDFVGNVTGSDATASILGLDSPVTAMAWVDELNPPIKIAYDAATQSIVFNVDHTTLGPGGAISNLSAIQVSSTSNSGVNAFGLAGSSSPRVEITSATSVQGQPFVFDGANQGDGPTRFGAKVSYDREARAFTFESGTTGEAIAQDKALGVPTAQKASNIQVGRYEIDPTTKAAKIQPGAVDLASRVLAQGENDLMGVGGSKNVAFAAGTGLQSTPARAIGAPATDPLNSNPVFLNPANRETTFNVSVNGINAVIEIPGGNYIGSTLAERLQERINQMQDPATGRTIGGVTVRYQPNDNNFVFTTGTTGSDSTIRVRGPAKLGLDDVPLGIGSVPTIANLVQATNENGVPLFVNENGEIVDSEPDNLVEGYFPLYLNEGELTFDKTGRLISPQGLTRYEAQTETFSISLDIDYSASSQLATPFVVNNLEQNGFTSGRLDGLSIDATGLLRANYTNGQNKPLGKIVLANFNNQNGLKQVGNATFVQTASSGDPIIGEAGTEGFGSIQSGALERSNVDITEELVNLITAQRNFQAASKAIETSTQLTQTIINIRT from the coding sequence ATGTCTTTTTACACAGCCTTGACCGGACTTAACGGCGCGCAATCCGATATTTCGGCGACCTCGAACAACATTGCCAACGTGGGCACGACAGGTTTCAAGCGCTCACGCGCGGAATTCGGCGATATCTTTGCAACATCGCCCTTGCAGAATTCTTCTTCCTCGATTGGCTCTGGCGCGATCCTCAAGGGCGTCAAGCAGCAGTTCACGCAGGGCAATATCGCCTCGTCGTTGAACGCGCTGGACATGGCGATTTCCGGGCAGGGGTTTTTCGCGCTCAAGCCCAGCCTGACATCGACGCAGGTGGTCTATACGCGCAACGGGTCGTTCAACGTCGACAATAACCGCAACGTGGTGGACAGTTCGGGGCAGTTCCTGCTGGCCTATCCCGTCAACGAAGACGGATCGGTCACGGCCAAGGATATCAACAGCGCGTCTCCGCTGCGGTTGCCGGTGACATCGGGCGACCCGCAGGCGACGTCCAAGGTTGATCTGGCGGTCAACGTGCCTGCCAGCGCCGATGTGGTGACGGAAAAGGAAAAGTTCGCGGATGGCTATGCCTTTGATCCCGAAGATCCCGAAAGCTTTACCAATTCGACATCCTTCACCATCTTTGATGACCTCGGCAATCCGACGATTGCGACCGTCTATTTCATCAAGACCCAGCGTGCGACGGCCGAAGACCCGACCAATAAATTCGAAACCCGCCTTGTCATCAATGACGAGGTGGTGCCGCCTGACCTGGTGCCCGCTGTCACCAGGTCCAACGAACAGATCTTCATCGACCGCTTTGGCAACCAGACGACGACCGTTCCGGATGCGAGCTATACGCTCGAGCAGAAAAGCTCGCCGCTTTACAAGCTTGATGAACAGAATAACCGGGTGCCATCCCAGCCAGCGGCCCTGACCGGCCAGGCAAGCAGCTTTAACTTTGGCGACGAGGGCACCGGTGAAATCGAGATTGTCACCGATCCGATGCAATTCGGGGCGACCTATGAGGCCAACCCGGACGCCAATCAGGGTGTCTATTGGGGCCGTGATTTCCTGCTGGTCAATATCGACGACGGCACCCGCCCAGTCAGCATTGATGTCCGCGCAGGCCGCTATAATGCCGAGCAATTGGCCGCCGAAGTCGAGCGTGCGATCAATGCGGCGCATGACGATTCCCGCAAGCTTGAGATCCAGAAAGGTGTGGACGACAAGATTTCGATCCAGCTGTTCCAGCCAACCACATCCGGCGAAGCGCCGGTGCGCAGCACGCCGCTAGAGGTTGATCTGCTGCAACCGTCTTTTGTTTCGATCCAGGCCGGGATGGATCTGTCAGAAAGCACATCACCGAATTTCGATCTTGATGTCTTTCTGGCCCATGCACAGACCCGCCTGAACGCGGCATTGAACAGCGAGCCGGCTTTCGTGCCCGGAGCAGCCGACAAGCAATTTGCGCAGTTGACCGGTAGCGCCAAGATATCCGTGCCGCCAGCAGACCCGGAGGTGTTCGATTTTGATTACACCACCCGCGACCTTGGCATCACCACGGTGTCCAGCTCATCTGCCAAATGGGGTATCGGCTATAGCAACGGAGAATTCACGGTTTCGGATCTGGGTGGCACGGCTGCCGTCGGTGATACGATCACCATCACTTTTTCTGACACTGCACTGGCAGATCTGACCGTCGCAATCCCGAGTGCCGCTGATGCAGCCAGTGTATTGGATGAAATTGAGACCGAGCTGGGTGATCCAGGCTATTTCGGCACCGCGCTTTTGACCGAAGATGACACATCGACGCCAACCAGAGATTTTGCCATCCAGAAAGAACGTCATCTAGCCTATACGAATGTCGGAAACCGGCCTGGCGTCGCAGTGTTTGACCAAAAGCTTGGCGTGGCTACCGCGGATAGCAGCATCACTTTGGATGCGCAGAACAATCGCCTGCTGATTACATTGGGCACGGGTCTTGGGGCCTCACTGAGCGTTGATGATACGATCCTGCTGATGGGCGCGAATGACGATGCACAGGCGTTGAACGGCCGCAGTTTCCGGATCACGGCGATAGACGGTGATCAGATCGAAATCGCGACCGGTGCTTTGGGCCTGCCCGAAAATGACATCGACATTGCAGGCGCGGATTACTTTGTCCTGTCCGGCCGATCCTCTGATGTAGAAGCCTATTTCGAAGGTGCCGCGCTAGAGGTCGAGGGATCTGCCACCAGCTTTAACAATCAGCGACTGGTGGTGCGTGAAACGGATGCCGCGCGTCATGCCTATACCGATGCCCAACTAGATGCTGATTTTGACGTCAATATCTTTGGCGACTTTGTTGGCAATGTGACCGGTTCTGATGCGACAGCCTCTATCCTTGGTCTCGACAGCCCGGTCACGGCTATGGCCTGGGTGGACGAGCTGAACCCGCCCATCAAAATTGCCTATGATGCCGCAACGCAAAGCATTGTCTTCAATGTGGACCACACGACATTGGGCCCCGGCGGCGCAATCAGCAACCTGTCCGCGATTCAGGTCTCGTCCACCAGCAATTCCGGTGTGAATGCCTTTGGCTTGGCGGGCAGTTCCTCGCCACGGGTCGAGATCACCAGCGCGACCAGTGTCCAAGGTCAGCCCTTTGTCTTTGACGGGGCAAACCAGGGGGATGGCCCGACGCGGTTTGGCGCCAAGGTCAGCTATGACCGCGAGGCCCGCGCCTTTACCTTTGAAAGCGGGACAACCGGTGAGGCCATTGCACAAGACAAGGCCCTGGGCGTGCCGACGGCGCAGAAAGCCTCCAACATTCAGGTTGGCCGATATGAAATTGACCCAACCACCAAGGCCGCCAAAATCCAGCCCGGTGCCGTCGATCTGGCATCGCGCGTTCTGGCACAGGGTGAAAACGACCTGATGGGCGTCGGCGGCAGCAAGAATGTCGCCTTTGCGGCAGGCACGGGCCTGCAATCGACACCCGCGCGTGCGATTGGTGCGCCGGCGACGGACCCGTTGAATTCAAACCCTGTTTTCCTGAACCCCGCGAATAGAGAGACGACATTCAACGTATCGGTCAACGGGATCAACGCGGTGATCGAGATTCCGGGCGGCAATTACATCGGGTCGACCCTGGCCGAGCGGCTTCAGGAACGGATCAACCAGATGCAGGACCCGGCCACCGGCAGAACCATCGGCGGCGTCACCGTCCGCTATCAACCCAATGACAACAACTTTGTCTTTACCACCGGCACAACAGGATCGGATTCAACGATCCGGGTGCGGGGACCGGCAAAGCTGGGGCTGGATGATGTGCCGCTGGGTATCGGCAGCGTGCCGACGATTGCCAATCTTGTTCAGGCCACCAATGAAAACGGCGTGCCGCTGTTCGTGAACGAAAACGGCGAGATCGTCGATTCAGAGCCTGACAACCTGGTCGAGGGATATTTCCCGCTCTATCTGAACGAAGGTGAATTGACCTTTGACAAGACCGGCCGGTTGATCAGTCCGCAGGGGCTGACCCGCTATGAAGCCCAGACCGAGACTTTCTCGATCTCGCTGGACATCGATTACAGCGCTTCGTCGCAGCTGGCGACACCTTTCGTGGTCAACAATCTTGAACAGAACGGCTTTACCTCGGGTCGTCTGGACGGGTTGAGCATCGATGCCACGGGCCTGTTGCGTGCCAATTACACCAACGGGCAGAACAAGCCGCTGGGCAAGATCGTGCTGGCCAATTTCAACAACCAGAACGGTCTGAAACAGGTCGGCAATGCGACATTCGTCCAGACGGCATCATCAGGTGATCCGATCATCGGCGAAGCCGGGACCGAAGGTTTCGGGTCGATCCAATCCGGCGCGCTGGAACGGTCGAACGTGGATATCACCGAAGAGCTGGTCAACCTGATCACCGCGCAGCGGAACTTCCAGGCCGCGTCCAAGGCGATCGAAACATCGACCCAGCTGACACAGACGATCATCAACATCCGTACCTAA
- a CDS encoding flagellar hook assembly protein FlgD, protein MDVDNKSLAAQNALLSKLGISTTQDKNAVPKEELGQTDFLKLMTAQLQNQDPFAPMDNGDFIAQMAQFSSVAGISKMSETMSGIADQMGQFRVASSVNYLGHSVMIPGNLARADDNGEIHGAIELERASVDTRIEFLDATTGESLHMLDMGGQASGLSGFAWTDLPEQYRDGSRGVRLDVLVNYGDGEGVQSLMPNVYAQVIGTSNTATNGAGLLETKDYGDVSAAEVLRFRL, encoded by the coding sequence ATGGATGTTGATAACAAAAGTTTGGCCGCGCAGAACGCGTTGCTGTCCAAGCTGGGCATAAGCACGACCCAGGACAAGAATGCCGTACCAAAAGAGGAATTGGGGCAGACAGATTTTCTAAAGCTGATGACCGCCCAATTGCAGAACCAGGACCCTTTTGCCCCGATGGATAACGGGGATTTCATTGCACAGATGGCGCAGTTTTCGTCTGTTGCCGGGATCAGCAAGATGTCCGAGACAATGTCAGGCATCGCCGATCAGATGGGGCAGTTCCGGGTTGCGTCATCGGTGAATTATCTTGGCCATTCGGTGATGATCCCCGGAAACCTGGCCCGAGCCGATGATAACGGCGAAATCCACGGTGCGATCGAATTGGAACGTGCATCCGTTGATACGCGGATTGAATTCCTCGACGCCACGACCGGAGAAAGCCTGCACATGCTGGATATGGGTGGGCAGGCAAGCGGTCTGTCCGGCTTTGCCTGGACCGATCTGCCCGAGCAATATCGCGACGGGTCGCGTGGCGTGCGTCTCGATGTTCTTGTGAATTACGGCGATGGCGAAGGCGTCCAAAGCCTGATGCCCAATGTCTATGCACAGGTCATCGGCACATCCAATACGGCCACCAATGGCGCTGGGTTGCTTGAAACCAAAGACTACGGCGACGTCAGCGCCGCAGAAGTCCTGCGGTTCCGCCTTTAG
- the flgC gene encoding flagellar basal body rod protein FlgC, with protein MADIKNVFDIAGRSMAAQMVRLNTVASNIANANTRAGSPEETFRPLRPVFRTAFEGGLKNAERATVDVKEIVSLDREPQRVHEPGHPMADAEGFVYLPPVDMNEELVDMLEASRQYQNNLEVLTTMRTLMLRTVDMGKS; from the coding sequence ATGGCTGATATCAAGAACGTATTTGACATTGCAGGCCGCTCGATGGCCGCGCAGATGGTCCGTCTGAATACCGTGGCGTCGAATATCGCGAATGCCAATACGCGTGCGGGCAGCCCAGAAGAGACGTTCCGCCCTTTGCGCCCGGTTTTCCGCACCGCCTTTGAGGGTGGGCTAAAGAATGCCGAGCGCGCGACGGTGGATGTCAAAGAGATCGTCTCTTTGGACCGTGAACCGCAGCGCGTACACGAGCCGGGCCATCCGATGGCTGACGCAGAGGGCTTTGTTTACCTGCCCCCCGTCGACATGAACGAAGAGCTGGTCGATATGCTGGAGGCCAGCCGCCAATATCAAAACAACCTCGAAGTGCTGACCACGATGCGCACGCTGATGCTGCGCACCGTGGATATGGGCAAGTCTTAA
- the flgB gene encoding flagellar basal body rod protein FlgB, giving the protein MSAIKDHIAFQASTLSLREKRNNMLASNIANAGTPGYKARDMDFDRELARQVGDSPVRKTSARHIDNLAGVSGNGVQYRVPLNPSLDGNTVELSVEQMEFSENSLRYMTTLSFLNRRISGLMTAIKGE; this is encoded by the coding sequence GTGAGCGCAATAAAAGATCATATTGCTTTTCAGGCATCGACGCTTTCCCTGCGGGAAAAGCGCAACAACATGCTGGCCTCGAATATCGCCAATGCCGGCACGCCGGGCTATAAGGCGCGTGATATGGATTTTGACCGCGAGCTTGCGCGTCAGGTCGGGGATAGCCCCGTGCGCAAGACAAGCGCCCGTCATATCGACAATCTTGCAGGTGTCTCAGGCAATGGCGTGCAATATCGCGTGCCGCTGAACCCGTCTTTGGACGGCAATACGGTCGAACTGTCGGTCGAGCAAATGGAATTCTCAGAGAATTCCCTGCGCTACATGACGACGCTGTCCTTTCTGAACCGCCGGATTTCCGGCCTGATGACCGCGATCAAGGGGGAATAA
- a CDS encoding DUF7210 family protein yields MVEKSSKPRRAAPKPGGAKASGQSGAQLSPKAQPERKPETRRKRLTLQERIMEHLADIPALLAVSTLSEMLRDTAHRPTRLAIQKARIDVLRARTIACRLGKPADGSITLAALLNRNANGDAPPVETPPPPAEEAQTPPPAPETAPPAEPQQDMRIELTEAHIHQGIQLPKGATLVVNAAIGANLIDMGVAKLAPDLAPDLAPDAAPDEDSADPAEDGAEPDQDADKTDELDEQDRPSS; encoded by the coding sequence ATGGTTGAAAAATCTTCAAAGCCCCGGCGCGCGGCACCCAAACCCGGCGGCGCAAAGGCATCGGGCCAATCGGGCGCACAGCTTTCACCCAAAGCCCAGCCCGAGCGGAAACCCGAAACCCGGCGCAAACGGCTGACGCTGCAAGAACGCATCATGGAACATCTTGCCGACATCCCTGCGTTGCTGGCTGTCTCGACACTGTCCGAAATGCTGCGCGATACCGCGCATCGCCCGACACGATTGGCGATCCAGAAGGCCCGGATCGATGTGCTGCGCGCGCGCACAATCGCCTGCCGCCTTGGCAAGCCTGCGGATGGTTCTATCACGCTGGCGGCCTTGCTGAACCGCAATGCCAATGGCGATGCCCCCCCGGTGGAAACACCGCCACCCCCCGCAGAAGAGGCGCAGACACCGCCCCCAGCGCCAGAGACCGCACCACCAGCAGAGCCGCAACAGGACATGCGGATCGAATTGACCGAGGCGCATATCCACCAAGGCATTCAATTGCCCAAAGGTGCCACGCTTGTGGTCAATGCGGCGATCGGCGCAAACCTGATCGACATGGGCGTCGCCAAACTGGCCCCCGATCTGGCCCCCGATCTGGCCCCAGATGCGGCACCAGACGAGGACAGCGCCGACCCCGCCGAAGATGGCGCCGAACCCGATCAGGACGCGGATAAAACCGACGAGCTTGATGAGCAAGATAGACCATCATCCTGA